The region CTGGTTTCTGCACCACCGTGATTGCTTCCCCAGTCGATGTTGTGAAAACAAGATATATGAACTCTGCCCCTGGCCAGTACAGCAGTGCCCTGAACTGTGCTCTGGCCATGCTGACCAAGGAGGGGCCTATGGCCTTCTATAAGGGGTAGGAGTTACATTAATGCCTTATTTTTCAATGgaattgcatgtttttttttaaaaagtattaattttaattaaatctcTCGTCTTCATCTACAGATTTATGCCTTCATTCCTGAGGCTGGGCTCCTGGAATGTAGTGATGTTTGTCACCTATGAACAGCTGAAACGTGCTATGATGGTGGCTCGCCATAATTGGTCTATTCCTCATTAGGTCACTGGGGGTTCTGTGCTGATAATATACCCTTTTAAGTTTAACTATCTAccacttcccccccccccccccccccccccccccaaaaaaaaagccactcgTTTCCTAGTTACATTAATTCAAGCGTATCTCTGGGACTAGAAAGCTGGTCTTGATTCTTTCCCTTGTACTGTTTTTATCTCTCTTAAACCATGCtaataaagtttaaaatatatagcagtgtgtttttatttatcaaaagcAGAACTGATAACAGGATATTCTTCTGCACATATCTGCAATATAAGCCATGAGAATGGAGAAGTGGATGGCCTATGAAAGTGAATCACATGGAGAAGGCTTGCTTAATAAGCAGTTTCTTCTCGGTGGAGAGCTTCTGTGGGAACAGCGTGTTAAACTGGATGATCAGATCTCCACGTGCAGCTGGGTTGCTGGACAAAGGCATTCCCTCTCCTGTCACCCGCTTGCTGTACTGTGGACTACATGGAACAAGggttatttgaaaaaaaatttacacaGCTTGaacgttttgtgttttttattttttataagttAAAATAAGTTTTCTCAATTTATTGATCTAGTCTGGCATCTAAGGTGATGGAAGGACTGGTAGGAGGAGTGAAATggcttgcctttttttttttttttttccttttttttccccccagtgctAATACTCGACTCTTAAAAACATCCTATCTAGGCACAATGTGTGCATGAGAGATAACTGCCATACTCACCATACAATGTCATTGACAGGAATGTTGAGAAGTCTGCCATCTAGTGTCTCCACCTCCACCGAAAACCCAGTCAATGCCTGTGAAGTGCAAAGACCATCACGCCATTCACTCAAACCAGTTAATAATGATTAAGATCCTGCAACGATCTTGATTAGCCTCACCTTCTCCAGTGATATGTTTTCCGTGTAAATCAAGTCGTTATTTTGACGGGAAAACATCGGGTGGGGCTTTTGACGAACGATGAAAATGATGTCTGCTGGGATGCAGTTTGGCCCCTGAGGAGAAAACGGTATGGTGTCTGTCAGCACTTGCTAAATAGTTCTggaagagaggctggtgagtgaattactgtttatagccgctataaCAAGTGATGGGTTATTCCTCCACAACTCGTTCTACATTGTTATGTTAATGAATAaattggtataagaggaatagaaaCCCTTCAggatgttattggaaaataatcaactttagggtGGTAATGCGTTACACCATCACACTAATCaaggattattttcttataacaggcaccctgtcgtgttttattcgTATTACAGGATCAGAACAAAGCACAACGCAGCATCTTGTCAAAGTCACACCTGATCACCCTCTTTAGGGAATGTAATCCGTGTCCCTTCCTTCCAGCCTGGTTTCACCGTGATGGTTAAAATCTTGTCTTTGATGCTGGACGTCTGACCGTCTTCATTCATCACCTAAATGAACATTCTGCTATTAACATTACGAGAAAAGACCACATACCTCAGTGTGTATCTGAGAGAATTCTCCTCTGAGAAGTAGTAATGCCTAATAACAGTACAATGTTTGTACATCTTACACGTCGGGATATCTTTATCTTTTTGGTGCATCCATGAAAAAGGTCCTCTAAGGCTAGATGCAGGTCACGCTCAATAGGTGGATCCTGCTTTTTCACCTCTCGGCCGCGGAGGCCTCCGAAACCGAGTTCCACGTCTGTGGTGTGAAAATCTGAGAAGACGATAACAACGTCAGTAGACCTCGGACTTAAACCGCACAGACTTGCAACGATAAGATTGAATTGGTCCATGCAAAATTGACTTTTCgttttccccatgattgtggttgtgtgtactgaaccagactgcgagattaaagcctcaggaaacctttgcaggcgTTTcgagttaattcgctgattagagctcCTCTCAGGTCGACGtttctatattataaattctttattcgaatattttaagatactggCGTTTTTGATtcccgtgagctgtaagccgtaatcatcgagattaaaacaaacggacagaaaaaggcttaaaatatttcaccTTATGTGCAATGAAtcaagaatatatgaaagttctagcttttgaattaaattacggggaaaaagaatgaacttttccaccatattctaattttctgagatgcacctgtactttATAGCCCTTTGATGGCACACAACGTGCCAGAAAACTGTGACAGAAACGGTGCTTGAACTGCTCTAGTGAGCAGAAACTCTagctcagtggttttcaaagtgggggccaccagggggcgcccggggggcctcaacaatttggtgtgaaaaataaataaatgtatgttttttctttctcattctcagacaaccacacacacacacaatcaattcctaatgtaatgtaaagatgtaagaggtaattattaatttaaaaaaaagggggatttattcagaagtctgtatttttaaagacaacttgcaaaagggggcctctgtcaaattttaatgccctttggggggccttgccctggaaaagttcgAGAACCCCTGCTCTAGCTTACCAGCGAATGGATTATCTCCACCAAAGAACTGTCGGAACGTTTTCTCAGGATTTCCATGGTAGGTGTATCCCGAAGACCATGCGCCGCTCGCCGCCGACTCTGGAGGTATTCCACCTTTAAGGCCTTCCTCTCCAAACTTATCATACGTGGCCTTTTTCCGAGCTGTAGGGTCACACTATTGATCAACTCTTACAAAAATATAGgttaacataacacaacacaacatttcCATAACGTTTTTTTTACACGACCTGCCAAAACAGGACCCTTACGGAAAAGTCCCACAAACATCATGTAAAATTTACACTGACTTCCTGAACACTTCACGTCACttcattttacacattttcacaACTTGTGGACTTTTCACATGTAGTGTATTTTCAAGATTTTTACTGCCTATGTAGGATTTACATATATggattatcattgtaaccagatGACAGGATCCTATTCATTCTCCTATCAGCCTCTATTTACATAAAGAACAACAGTTCATTAGATTGTATCAGTGTTAAATTAAATCATTTAGTTTACATAAGtacataaaacatttctacattatATTGTTCACTTACGGTCACTCAGAACATCATAAGCTTCAGCAAGTTGGTTGAATTTCTCATAAGCACCTGGTTGGTTGTTGTTTTGAGGATGATATTTCAATGCTAGTCGACGATACCtgatataaaaacaacaatatagTGTTGAACAACACTATTATGAGctcatatttttaattattattaatttgcttCCTTGTTGTCTGGTAGCAGTGAAACGGTCTACAAAACAAGCACAGGGAGCagttttatttggaattataTCGCTTTAGCAACACTGTTAGCTTACTCTAGGCCGAATCCCAAAATGGCGCCCCTTAGGATAAatagtgcactacgtagggCGTGAAAGTCATTCATTTCACTATGAAGTGCACTTATATACAGCCGAATGTTATTGATTTCAACATAGCAAAAATATTTCTTACGACTGTTTAATGTCCGCGTCAGTTCCATTTCGGTTAATTTCCAATGCAGTGTAATAGTCTTTCCCCATTTCTGATTTAATCAGAAAAGCAAATTTGTACACATTTCTGGAAGTTTCGTATTCACCGAATGTTTTGGAGTTTAGTGGCGGTTGCTAGGTGACGAGGCTAGGCGACGTTATACGGCGACCTCGCTTAGATTTCTGGGTAATGTAGTTGATTGGTAAAGACAACGATTAGACGCCATTTTGGAAAGTAAAGTACATGAGGTGGATACAGGGAAGCGCCAATAACAGAgcgaggaaaggaaaagaaatgtaCGTTTAATTGtccattcttttcttcttcttcttcttctttttactaaaagacaaaaaaataaatcaacataaGCTGAGAAATATTTCCTGGAGTGTGAGATGATAATGAGAATCAAGTTCTTTTGTGGCAGTGCCAAAACAAATGACTAACTGCATCTTCATGTTCAAACTGCAGTCATTAATGCTTTCTTTAGATTGAATGAAAATGTTAATAGTTAAAGTCACTATGTTAACTTAATTTGTCATTTCGTTGTCTTGCGGAAGTATTCACACCCCTGGAACcttcccacattttgtagtgtttgtaGTGTAAACTGGAGCCGAAATGGACGGAGTAAAATCCACGTAAATTGATCCGCTAGAATAAGTTCGTAAGGAGTATATTAAATAAACCAAGCTGCTAATTGAACCGGAACTGTTTTAGGATACGCGTTAAACGTAATTATATGACAAATTGTAATGATACTAGGTCATCAAAATGATAATTATTCAAAAGCTTCATAACAGTGAAAATCATTTTGGTAAAAGTTTCATGGAACaatttaatgttaaattaaacaACAGCTTTATTCAACCGATCAGAAAGGTTAGAaataggaaaaaataataataataataataatacaattccACCACAGTATAGATCCACTCACACATTTATTGACACACATATTCTAACATATCACATCTTCAGATCCAAATTTTTTTAACTCATTTGCGCTAGAAGTCCTTCGAGTTCTGGTCTGGCCTTAAACCGGGCTTTGTATTCTGCTTCAGtgtgctgaaaaagaaagaaagaaagaaagaaagacattaaGTTTCAGTTGCactaaacattaaaaacacactaaAGCAGTTAAGACACATCCTTGAGAGACAGATTCAGGGTAAAATCAGTGACTTTACACCTTCTAATATGAACACAAGGTTCCTTGTGCATaacggaaaaaaaacaaaaacaaaagcagcctGTTGTGTTCACCTCCTTTATGCAGAGCTGAACTCCCTCTGGTTGGTTTTTGAGAAGGACCTCCATTAACACAGGAGCCAGCGTTGCCTTCATTCGGCTTATCTGGAAACGACGAAAGCAAGAACTTCATTTGACATGCACACGTTCTTGCAGATGATATTTATGCAGTCGGTGAAGGATCACTAAGAAGCTTTTATGCGGAGCTGAGAACGCCACGTTTGTATCAATAAAGATGAGATGTGAAAGATCTAGATATCTAGATTTCTACCAAAGCCCTGTTGAAtgatcaaatctgattggtcattaAGTGTTGGGGAATTTGGAAATAGTGCTGtcgttggaaaataatcaactttggtgtgaaaacagtaactccacttggCTTCGAACTGGACCACACCGCTatatcgttgattattttcctagaacaacaTGATAAGCTAGATAGCTAAACGGCTGTATCAGACACTTTTATGCTGTTTGGACAGTTAACAAATACACTGGCACTCCAACTCCGACCAACacaaagcggttactgaagatgaatgaacatcGAACGTGAAATCTTTCCATAACAGTGCTGTTTTGGCGCTTATTCCTTTACACACACAGGCTAAAAACTGCCACGATCTCAGCTTATATTAGTCATTTCTCCCTAATCACGTTTACATCATGTTCAGGagtttcacatgactgtagttcatagaaaaaaaaaaccagacttGCTTGCATTTTCTTTTGCTGACTGGAAATCGAACGCACGTCAAGGTAAGAGTTTTGATGTTTACCTGAACGACACGCTCATGAGTTTTGAGTATGACATCGACGTACATCTTGGTGCCCTGCTCAGGCATGACCATGACTTCTGTGCTCTTAGTAGGCAGGGCgtagcttgaaaaaaaaaacgaaaaaaacaaacaaacacacaagcaaaGTAGTTATCTCTAGGCAAGGACTTTTTTTTCGTTAATGTCCTGAGGATTAAGGCTGAAT is a window of Ictalurus furcatus strain D&B chromosome 16, Billie_1.0, whole genome shotgun sequence DNA encoding:
- the dnajb13 gene encoding dnaJ homolog subfamily B member 13 isoform X1; translated protein: MGKDYYTALEINRNGTDADIKQSYRRLALKYHPQNNNQPGAYEKFNQLAEAYDVLSDPRKKATYDKFGEEGLKGGIPPESAASGAWSSGYTYHGNPEKTFRQFFGGDNPFADFHTTDVELGFGGLRGREVKKQDPPIERDLHLALEDLFHGCTKKIKISRRVMNEDGQTSSIKDKILTITVKPGWKEGTRITFPKEGDQGPNCIPADIIFIVRQKPHPMFSRQNNDLIYTENISLEKALTGFSVEVETLDGRLLNIPVNDIVCPQYSKRVTGEGMPLSSNPAARGDLIIQFNTLFPQKLSTEKKLLIKQAFSM
- the dnajb13 gene encoding dnaJ homolog subfamily B member 13 isoform X2, encoding MIIHISRKKATYDKFGEEGLKGGIPPESAASGAWSSGYTYHGNPEKTFRQFFGGDNPFADFHTTDVELGFGGLRGREVKKQDPPIERDLHLALEDLFHGCTKKIKISRRVMNEDGQTSSIKDKILTITVKPGWKEGTRITFPKEGDQGPNCIPADIIFIVRQKPHPMFSRQNNDLIYTENISLEKALTGFSVEVETLDGRLLNIPVNDIVCPQYSKRVTGEGMPLSSNPAARGDLIIQFNTLFPQKLSTEKKLLIKQAFSM